A segment of the Methanofollis fontis genome:
ATATGCCGGTGTCCATTCTATGTATGGATCCAAAGACTGCTGTCCTGCAGTATCAGTACGGTGAAAAAGCAAAATCCGAGCTGATCCTGGCCTCCAGGCTTATAGCCGGTCTGACCGGTTTTTCTGATGCAGACAAGGTCGGCGGCAGGAAGATGCTGCTGCTCCTGCTCGAGGGGATTCGTTCGGAACTTGAGTTCGCCAGCAAGAGCACGGAGAACCCCTCGTTCGGGAAATCCATCGAGGCACTGAACGGCGCCATCTCGATGGTCGAGGGCTCGAACGATGACGAGGCGATTCCAAAGGTTGCGGAAGCCGTTTCCGCCGCCACGACCGTGGCCCAGGAGTCGTGGGAGGCGCTCGTCAGCCATGGACTTCTCTGAATTCCTGTCATTCCTCGAGGCCCGTCAGTCGGTCCGGGAATATATCGACGGGGATCTCCGGGACGATGAGGTCGACGCCATCCTGCGGGCGGTGTCCTCCGCCCCTTCTGCAGGCAACCGTGAGGCCTGGGATGTGGTCCTGGTCCGCTCCGAGGACCAGCGCGAGGCGCTTGCAGAAGCGGCATTTGATCAGGAGCACATCTCACGGGCCCCGATGATCTTCGTTGTCTGTGCGAACTATGTCCGTTCGATGTCCCGCTATGGTGAGCGGGGCATCCTTTATGCCCTCCAGGACGCAACCATTGCCTGCACCTATATGATGCTCGCCGCCCACGCCCTCCGCCTCCATGCCTGCTGGACAGGCGCATTTGACGAAGACGGCGTCAGGGAGGTGCTCGATATTCCGGCACACGTCCGTCCGGTGGCCCTGCTTGCGGTGGGGCGGGGTGTCGTGCCAACGGCACGCACCGACCGGATGCCGGTCGGCGAGCATGTCCACCGCGAGACCTGGTAACCAGATGTGAGCGTTCCATGACCGATTACTGTGTAACTCTGGAGTCCGCATGGATCGTCAAGGATGTCAAGTCCCTCGACGATGCCATCGGCATTGCGATAAGCGAGGCTGGAAAACGCCTCAACCCCTCTGCAAAGTTTGTGGAGATTGAGAACGGGTATATCCAGTGCCCGTTCTGCGAAAACGATCTGAACTGCGCCCTTGTGGTCGCCAACACTGCCCTTGTCGGGCTCTCGCTTGCCATGAAGGTCTTCAATGCCGAGAGCCCGGAGCATGCCCGGCGGATCGCCAAGTCCGTCGTTGGCAGGGCGCTCGGGAATATACCGCTCAGCGTCACGGATGTGCAGGAGATATGATCAGCATCGTCGGGCACACCGCCGTCGACCATATATGCAGGGTGCCGTTCTTTCCCGAACGGCACACCTCGGTCTACACCCTTGACCACCGGATCTTCTTCGGTGGCGGGGCGGCGAACATCGCCGCAGGCATCGCCACCCTGGGGGAATGCTGCGAGCTGGTGAGTGCGGTCGGTTCCGACTTTCCCGGCGGTGCGTACGAACGCCATATGGCGGACCTTGGCATCGTGCCCAGGTTCTTCCAGGTGGACGACCGTCCCACGGCGACGGCGTTCATGTTCAACGACGCCGAAGGGGACCAGATCACCTTCTTTGACTGGGGGGCCTCCGCGGTCTTTGCCGATGCCGAGGCACCGTCCCTCCCCTTCGTTCATATGGCCACGGCTGATCCCTCCTTCAATGTCAGGGTGGCGGAACGGAGCGAATTTGCCTCCTTTGACCCCGGTCAGGACATCCTGAAATACGACCGGGAGCAGTTCGAGGCGATCCTGGAGCATATATCCATCCTGTTCGCAAACCGCCATGAGGCCGCCAGGATGGCCGAGGTGCTCGGGATCTCGATGGACGAACTGGCAGACCGCGTGGAGATCGCCGTCTTCACGATGGACTCCGCGGGGTGCATGCTCTGCACCGGCGGAGAGCGGCGGACAATCCCGGCGGTCAGGGTGGAGGCAGAAGATCCCACCGGTGCCGGTGACGCCTTCCGTGCCGGTTTCCTGACCGCCTATCTGCGTGGTCTTCCGCCGGTGCGCTGCTGCACCATCGGGACGGTGACCGCCTCGTTTGCGGTCGAGCGGATGGGCTGCCAGACCAACCTCCCGACATGGGAGCGGATGGCAGAGCGGCACCGCCAGCACTTCGGACCGATCACGGAGGCATGAGAGAATGGCGGGCAGAGGGTGCCGATGAGTGATCAGGGTAGCGACGTGAAGATGGCCGGACTGTCGCGCTATATCTTCACCGCCCCCTCCTGGCCGCGCTCGTGTGCGATTATTATCTTCCTGGGCCTGCTCATCGACGCCACCAGCAGCCGTTCGGGCATTATCGCGCCGTTCTTCGGCACGCTTGCCTTCTCCGTTCCCGGGCTTCTCGCCACCCTCCTGACAAAGCCCCTGATCCGGAGCCGCAGGAAGGTGATCACCTGGAAGCGTTCGGCGCTCCTTGCCGCAGCGGGCACGGTGATCGCGGTGATCGTCAGTGTGCTGCCCCTCGTCTTTCTGATGGTGGAGCCCTTCCCCCTCTACTTTGCGATCGGGATGGGGCTCGTCTTCGGGATCAGGATGCTGGTCATCGCCGCCATCGCCGACTACCGCCTCTCCCATGTGGTGCTGCCCGCCCTGCCGCAGAGCGCCTTCGGCGTGGTGATCGCCTCGTACTTCTTTGGGCCGGGCTTTCTCGCCCTCGGTGCGGTGCTCCACCTGGTGTTCGGGTTCGGGTGCCTGCTCTTCGTCTGGTATATCGAGCGGCCGCTGAACAAGGCGTTCAATATCAGTGCTCTCAACTTCATCAATACCTTCATCGAGCACATGACCGACGGCTCCAAGAGCATGGAGGACTTTTTCCGGGAGATCGGTGAGGAGGTGACGCTGCCGCAGGCGGTCATCGGCTTCAGGCGACAGGGACGGCGGACGGTGATCTTTACCGTCCCGAACGTGCATCCGGGTCCGATGGGGGAGATCGGCGGGGGCAACCTGACGAAAAACCTCCACGACGCCTTTTCCGAAGAGGTCTTCACCGCCCACGGTTGTTCGACCCATGACTTCAACCTGGTCTCGGAGAGCGAGGCGGAGAAGATCGTGGGGGCGATTGCAGCCTCCCTGCAGAACCCCGCCTATGGGGGGGTCGCCGGCAAATCGCGGCGGGTGCGGCGTGGATCTGTCGAGATCCTCTGCCAGCCGATCGGCGACGCCCTCCTGATGGTCGCCACCCGCTGGCCCGGCAAGACCGAGGACCTGGACTTCGGGATCGGGACGACTATCATGGCCGAAGCCCACTGCCATTTCCGGGAGTGCGCATTCGTCGATGCCCACAACTGCATGGCCGATGTGGCATCGCCGGTCCACCTCGGGTCGGCGGAGGCAAACGAGTACCTCGAGGCGGCGATGGAGGGGATCCGCTCCTGCGCCGGGGGGGCGACCCTGCCCTTCCGGGTCGGCGCCGCCCACCTGCCGCTCCCCTTCAGCCGGGAGGAGGGGATCGGGGATATCGGGGTGCAGGCACTGGTCATCGAAACCGGTGGGCAGAGGACGGGCTATGTGCTCTTCGATGGCAACAACATGGACCGGGCCCTCCGTCCGGCCATCATTGAAGCGCTCAACGGCCTTGTGGACGAGTGCGAGGTGATGACCTCTGATTCCCATGTGGTCAATACGATCAGCGGAAAAAATCCTGTCGGCCTCAAGGTGCCGCCGGAAAAAATCGTTCCCCATGCGGTCGAAGCGGTGAAGGCGGCGATCGCCGACCTTGCACCGGCGGAGGCGGCCTCGGCCACGGCATGCTGCAGGAACATCATGGTCTTTGGATCGAACCGGATATCTGAACTGGCGAGCACCGTGAATGCAATGCTCGTCTTCATCCCGGTGATATCGCTCGGCATCCTGCTGCTGGCGATGTTCCTCTCGGTGGTGGCATACCTGGTGATCGGATAGGTTCTGTCACCGCCCCTCTTCTCTCCCCTCTCCGACCAGTGCCGCAAATCCCGTGATGAGCCACTCGTTTCGCACTTCCGGGTGGAAGAGCACGCCATAGATCTCTTTTTCCGGGTGCTGTATCGCCTGCACCCCGCCGTCAGAGACCGCGCAGACGATAAAATCCTCTGGGGGGCGCACCGAGGAGGAGTGGAGTTCGTAGGCGTTAAAGCGCTCCCGCCCCCCGAGAAGTCCACCGGAGCGGACAGGACGGACCTCTGTCATCCCGATGGCAGTGCCGGGGACGATCGATCCCCCGAAGACGGCGGCGATCAC
Coding sequences within it:
- a CDS encoding glutamine amidotransferase-related protein → MILLVDLCWKEDSLSTYEFVHPIRRVLLDAGIKVHTLHYTQFDGAIPASVRGVILCGTAMADNGFSADIERFGWIRECTVPVLGICAGMQVIAAVFGGSIVPGTAIGMTEVRPVRSGGLLGGRERFNAYELHSSSVRPPEDFIVCAVSDGGVQAIQHPEKEIYGVLFHPEVRNEWLITGFAALVGEGREEGR
- a CDS encoding nitroreductase family protein encodes the protein MDFSEFLSFLEARQSVREYIDGDLRDDEVDAILRAVSSAPSAGNREAWDVVLVRSEDQREALAEAAFDQEHISRAPMIFVVCANYVRSMSRYGERGILYALQDATIACTYMMLAAHALRLHACWTGAFDEDGVREVLDIPAHVRPVALLAVGRGVVPTARTDRMPVGEHVHRETW
- a CDS encoding carbohydrate kinase family protein — translated: MISIVGHTAVDHICRVPFFPERHTSVYTLDHRIFFGGGAANIAAGIATLGECCELVSAVGSDFPGGAYERHMADLGIVPRFFQVDDRPTATAFMFNDAEGDQITFFDWGASAVFADAEAPSLPFVHMATADPSFNVRVAERSEFASFDPGQDILKYDREQFEAILEHISILFANRHEAARMAEVLGISMDELADRVEIAVFTMDSAGCMLCTGGERRTIPAVRVEAEDPTGAGDAFRAGFLTAYLRGLPPVRCCTIGTVTASFAVERMGCQTNLPTWERMAERHRQHFGPITEA
- a CDS encoding DUF555 domain-containing protein — protein: MTDYCVTLESAWIVKDVKSLDDAIGIAISEAGKRLNPSAKFVEIENGYIQCPFCENDLNCALVVANTALVGLSLAMKVFNAESPEHARRIAKSVVGRALGNIPLSVTDVQEI
- a CDS encoding DUF2070 family protein, which translates into the protein MSDQGSDVKMAGLSRYIFTAPSWPRSCAIIIFLGLLIDATSSRSGIIAPFFGTLAFSVPGLLATLLTKPLIRSRRKVITWKRSALLAAAGTVIAVIVSVLPLVFLMVEPFPLYFAIGMGLVFGIRMLVIAAIADYRLSHVVLPALPQSAFGVVIASYFFGPGFLALGAVLHLVFGFGCLLFVWYIERPLNKAFNISALNFINTFIEHMTDGSKSMEDFFREIGEEVTLPQAVIGFRRQGRRTVIFTVPNVHPGPMGEIGGGNLTKNLHDAFSEEVFTAHGCSTHDFNLVSESEAEKIVGAIAASLQNPAYGGVAGKSRRVRRGSVEILCQPIGDALLMVATRWPGKTEDLDFGIGTTIMAEAHCHFRECAFVDAHNCMADVASPVHLGSAEANEYLEAAMEGIRSCAGGATLPFRVGAAHLPLPFSREEGIGDIGVQALVIETGGQRTGYVLFDGNNMDRALRPAIIEALNGLVDECEVMTSDSHVVNTISGKNPVGLKVPPEKIVPHAVEAVKAAIADLAPAEAASATACCRNIMVFGSNRISELASTVNAMLVFIPVISLGILLLAMFLSVVAYLVIG